From the genome of Triticum aestivum cultivar Chinese Spring chromosome 3B, IWGSC CS RefSeq v2.1, whole genome shotgun sequence, one region includes:
- the LOC123066316 gene encoding protein LURP-one-related 11-like has product MKPTTAPTIPIIATAAAEPSRAIFFDLSSMAKIQPLSSSPCSTSSSGVQQGRHAYTVWMKSLVFNGNGCAVYGPDGAVAFRVDNYGCRGGREVLFMDRAGNALIRIRRKGFGMFRRWEVSRCAQDGGQDKEATPWFSVRRAEKGGAAVVMHGGAGTCYTMDGCSRKPEYRIRDVDGTVVAEVARKQTAAGVVLGEDVLTLTVGTEVGHLLVLGLVVVRGLMNGSM; this is encoded by the coding sequence ATGAAACCAACCACTGCACCCACCATCCCAATCATCgcaacagcagcagcagagccGAGCAGAGCAATCTTCTTCGATCTCTCGTCAATGGCCAAGATCCAGCCCCTTTCTTCGTCTCCTTGCTCCACTTCTTCCTCCGGAGTTCAACAGGGCAGGCACGCGTACACGGTGTGGATGAAGTCGCTGGTGTTCAACGGCAACGGCTGCGCGGTGTACGGCCCCGACGGCGCCGTCGCCTTCCGCGTCGACAACTACGGCTGCAGGGGCGGCCGCGAGGTCCTCTTCATGGACCGCGCCGGCAACGCCCTCATCAGGATCAGGCGCAAGGGCTTCGGCATGTTCAGGAGGTGGGAGGTCTCCCGCTGCGCCCAAGACGGCGGCCAGGACAAGGAGGCGACTCCTTGGTTCAGCGTGCGCCGGGCCGAGAAGGGCGGGGCCGCCGTCGTGATGCACGGTGGCGCGGGGACGTGCTACACGATGGACGGATGCTCGCGCAAGCCGGAGTACAGAATCCGCGACGTGGATGGCACGGTCGTGGCGGAGGTGGCGCGGAAGCAGACGGCGGCGGGTGTGGTGCTCGGGGAGGACGTGCTGACGCTGACGGTGGGAACGGAGGTGGGCCACCTGCTCGTCTTGGGTTTGGTCGTTGTGCGTGGCCTCATGAACGGATCAATGTGA